Proteins encoded by one window of Zerene cesonia ecotype Mississippi chromosome 8, Zerene_cesonia_1.1, whole genome shotgun sequence:
- the LOC119828726 gene encoding L-threonine ammonia-lyase-like, translated as MQDDIEFDEFCDPNNPRKIKYDDILAAAKRISGDVVKTASSKAHMSEKLGMDIYLKQEFMQYTGCFKERGVRNALTLLSDEQKKLGVISASTGNHGLSMSFHSTQMGIPCIIVMPIHAPITKVSKCEQFGAKLMLHGNNIAEAKRFAMGVSKEKKMRYINGYDHPNVIEGQGTIGIEIIEQIHGVDAVLVPVGGGSLVTGIAVAIKHLKPDTEVYGVQTEKTCSMVESFKKNERVAITIDSTIADGLAVNMVGVNTYYNLKGLLDKMVVVKEDWVARAIMHVVEEERFVVEGAAAVPIAAIMAGLFPNLKGKKVCCVISGGNIDTTILARALERGMAAEGRLVKFKVTVTDRPGGMAELCGLLSTVGVTLRDCIPERAWVKSDIFSCELKIIAETRGWDHTKELIEQVKKHYKDYFFPEMPDKQDKVPGARRGPCLAPNPVCMQK; from the exons ATGCAGGat GATATAGAATTTGATGAGTTTTGTGATCCCAATAATCcacgaaaaattaaatatgacgATATCCTTGCTGCTGCAAAGAGAATTAGCGGGGATGTCGTCAAAACTGCATCGTCG AAAGCGCACATGTCTGAAAAACTTGGAATGGACATCTATTTAAAGCAAGAATTCATGCAATACACAGGatg TTTCAAGGAGCGCGGCGTCAGAAATGCGTTAACTCTACTTTCTGATGAACAAAAAAAGTTAGGAGTAATATCCGCCTCAACCGGAAATCATGGACTTTCTATGAGTTTTCATTCAACACAAATGGGCATACCATGTATAATAGTAATGCCGATACATGCTCCTATTACTAAAGTATCGAAATGTGAACAATTTGGAGCTAAATTAATGTTACACGGCAATAACATAGCAGAAGCCAAAAGATTTGCAATGGGTGTGtctaaagaaaagaaaatgagATATATAAACGG ttaCGATCATCCCAATGTCATCGAAGGTCAAGGAACAATAGgcattgaaataattgaacaaattCATGGAGTAGATGCAGTACTGGTGCCTGTAGGCGGTGGTAGCTTGGTTACTGGTATCGCAGTAGCTATTAAACACCTTAAGCCAGACACTGAAGTATAC ggagtacaaacagaaaaaacatGTAGTATGGTAGagtcgtttaaaaaaaatgaaagagTTGCCATAACAATAGATTCTACCATTGCTGATGGATTGGCGGTCAATATGGTTGGCGTCAATACCTATTATAATCTAAAAGGACTGCTAGATAAAATG gttGTAGTAAAAGAAGATTGGGTAGCCCGTGCAATCATGCACGTAGTCGAAGAAGAAAGATTTGTTGTCGAAGGTGCTGCTGCAGTACCGATAGCTGCTATCATGGCTGGCCTATTTCCTAATCTTAAAGGAAAAAA AGTTTGCTGTGTAATAAGTGGCGGAAATATTGACACAACAATTCTGGCGCGCGCTCTGGAACGAGGAATGGCTGCGGAAGGTCGATTGGTGAAGTTCAAAGTGACTGTGACTGATCGCCCCGGTGGTATGGCGGAACTATGCGGTCTGCTGTCCACTGTTGGTGTAACGCTTCGAGACTGTATACCAGAACGAGCTTGGGTGAAATCAGATATATTCAGTTGTGag CTTAAAATTATAGCCGAAACAAGAGGATGGGATCACACAAAAGAATTGATAGAACAAGTCAAGAAACACTATAAAGACTACTTTTTCCCAGAAATGCCTGATAAACAAGATAAAGTACCTGGTGCTAGACGTGGCCCTTGCTTAGCTCCAAATCCTGTTTGCATGCAAAAATAA